A region from the Paenarthrobacter aurescens genome encodes:
- a CDS encoding ABC transporter substrate-binding protein: MTRFTRRQLLGAGLGTAAMGLLTGCATPGTQSVNAAPTIPAAGAPVRLTYWAWLKDFQNVADVWNAQNPNIQVDVVWIPGGNAGGYQKLYSALAAGGGPDLAQVEFRSIPEFMLVNGLVDLSRYGANDHAHLYDPTLWKQVSYTGGVYGIPQDAGPMGMFYQPAILDKVGGSVPKTWDEWAAVAAELRSVDSYLDCFPISDASPFAAFAGQAGAQWLRPEADGWVINMTDDATLNTARFFDKAIDDDLVTTAYGAFSPGWFAAAAKGGIASTITGSWGDALVQGVSGSEGKWRVAPMPTWNGTGFGSSYLGGSTAAVLANSKHPKEALEFAVWLTTTKEGIDAGIKNSGIGWSPNPDFIGTDRQQPSAFFGGQSYNEEVFVPATRQQNPDWSWWPITQQSFNILSDGFRKKAFGTSLVDSVAASEQQIMTVFRNKGLTIRKETA, translated from the coding sequence ATGACCCGATTCACGCGAAGACAACTCCTGGGCGCAGGCCTGGGAACAGCAGCCATGGGCCTGCTGACCGGGTGCGCAACTCCAGGAACACAGTCCGTCAACGCTGCACCCACCATCCCTGCCGCTGGTGCGCCCGTCCGGCTCACCTACTGGGCGTGGCTGAAGGATTTCCAGAACGTCGCTGACGTCTGGAATGCCCAAAACCCCAACATCCAAGTAGATGTGGTGTGGATTCCGGGCGGCAATGCCGGCGGTTACCAGAAGCTCTACTCCGCCCTCGCAGCTGGCGGCGGGCCTGACCTGGCACAGGTGGAGTTCCGGTCCATTCCGGAATTCATGCTGGTCAACGGGCTGGTGGACCTGAGCCGCTACGGCGCCAATGACCACGCCCATCTGTACGATCCCACGCTGTGGAAGCAAGTCAGTTACACCGGTGGCGTCTACGGGATCCCCCAGGACGCAGGCCCCATGGGGATGTTCTATCAGCCGGCCATCCTGGACAAAGTGGGCGGGTCCGTTCCGAAAACCTGGGACGAGTGGGCTGCCGTTGCCGCCGAGCTTCGCTCCGTGGACAGCTACCTGGACTGCTTCCCCATCAGTGACGCCTCTCCGTTTGCCGCTTTCGCCGGTCAAGCAGGAGCCCAATGGTTGCGCCCTGAGGCTGATGGCTGGGTCATCAACATGACCGACGACGCCACGCTCAACACCGCGCGCTTCTTCGACAAAGCGATCGACGACGACCTCGTCACCACCGCGTACGGGGCCTTCTCCCCCGGCTGGTTTGCAGCTGCTGCCAAGGGCGGTATTGCCTCCACCATTACCGGCAGCTGGGGCGATGCCCTGGTCCAGGGCGTCAGCGGTTCCGAAGGCAAATGGCGCGTCGCCCCCATGCCCACCTGGAACGGTACAGGGTTCGGATCGAGCTATCTTGGCGGCTCCACCGCTGCAGTCCTGGCCAACAGCAAGCACCCCAAGGAAGCACTCGAGTTTGCGGTGTGGCTGACCACAACCAAGGAGGGGATCGACGCCGGAATCAAGAACAGCGGCATTGGCTGGTCCCCCAATCCCGACTTCATCGGCACGGATCGGCAGCAGCCATCGGCGTTCTTTGGCGGCCAAAGCTACAACGAGGAAGTCTTTGTCCCCGCTACCCGGCAGCAGAACCCTGACTGGTCCTGGTGGCCGATTACCCAGCAGTCCTTCAACATCCTCAGCGACGGTTTCCGCAAGAAGGCCTTCGGCACCTCACTGGTTGACTCCGTTGCAGCTTCCGAGCAGCAGATCATGACCGTCTTCAGGAACAAGGGCCTGACCATTCGAAAGGAAACGGCATGA
- a CDS encoding carbohydrate ABC transporter permease, producing MTTTRTAPTVQRPAAPAGGGKRNGAAARAPWLLLAPFLGLFVLTFLLPIVVAIMSSFTKVTRNGLFGEAGVTSEFAGFSNYAQALADGSFVASIGRMLLFGVVQVPVMIVLCTALALMLESASAKWPGFFRAAYFLPYGVPGVIATILWSFLYVPGLSPLFDVAKVVGLTPDFLGANSVLWSIANIVTWSYTGYNMLIIVAQLKAIPVELYEAAKVDGASTWRVARSIQLPLIRPALMLTTVFSIIGTLQLFAEAQVLKTVAPAIDSQYTPNLSAYTTAFAYNDYNVAAAQSVIIAVAAFALSFAFLALTNRKSS from the coding sequence ATGACCACCACCCGCACCGCACCCACCGTGCAGCGCCCCGCCGCCCCGGCTGGCGGAGGCAAGCGTAACGGTGCTGCCGCCCGCGCCCCGTGGCTCCTTCTGGCACCGTTCCTGGGGCTCTTCGTCCTGACCTTCCTTTTACCCATCGTGGTGGCCATCATGTCCAGCTTCACCAAAGTGACCCGCAACGGGCTCTTCGGCGAGGCGGGCGTGACCAGCGAGTTTGCCGGTTTCAGCAACTACGCCCAGGCCTTGGCCGACGGCAGCTTCGTTGCCTCCATAGGCCGCATGCTGCTGTTCGGTGTAGTCCAGGTGCCTGTGATGATCGTCCTGTGCACGGCGCTGGCCCTCATGCTCGAATCGGCGTCGGCAAAATGGCCGGGCTTCTTTCGTGCCGCCTACTTCCTTCCCTATGGCGTCCCCGGCGTCATTGCCACCATCCTGTGGTCCTTCCTCTACGTGCCGGGGCTGAGCCCGCTGTTTGACGTGGCCAAGGTGGTTGGGCTGACCCCGGATTTCCTTGGCGCCAACAGCGTGCTGTGGTCAATCGCCAACATCGTCACGTGGAGTTACACGGGGTACAACATGCTGATCATCGTCGCGCAGCTCAAAGCCATCCCGGTGGAGCTCTACGAGGCAGCCAAAGTGGACGGCGCCTCCACGTGGCGCGTGGCCCGGAGCATCCAACTTCCGTTGATCCGCCCGGCCCTCATGCTCACCACGGTGTTCTCCATCATCGGAACCCTGCAGCTTTTCGCTGAGGCCCAAGTCCTCAAAACGGTGGCACCTGCAATCGACAGCCAGTACACGCCGAACCTCAGCGCCTACACAACAGCTTTTGCTTACAACGACTACAACGTCGCTGCAGCCCAGTCGGTCATCATTGCCGTGGCCGCGTTTGCCCTTTCCTTCGCCTTCCTTGCCCTGACGAACAGGAAGTCCTCATGA
- a CDS encoding carbohydrate ABC transporter permease: MTATATKPTSAPVRSKASVGPDRSAGRRRSSTIIVTALLVVVALYFLIPVYWVFVASTKSTADLFSTNGFWFAPTFSLWENIGRVLSYDNGIFGRWFLNSAIYAGVGALLATYFAAAGGYALAKYQFRGRNLVFGTILGGVLVPGTATALPLFLLFSQMGLANTYWSVLLPSLVSPFGLFLCRIYAQATVDTSLIEAARIDGAGELRIFHTIGLKVLTPALVTVFLFQLVGIWNNYFLPLVMLSDSELYPITLGLNNWLSQVDRLPEFYELTTGGVLLSIIPLSIAMVVLQRFWRGGLTEGAVK; encoded by the coding sequence ATGACCGCCACAGCCACGAAGCCCACCTCCGCACCGGTCCGCAGCAAAGCTTCTGTGGGCCCGGACCGTTCAGCCGGACGACGCCGGTCATCCACCATCATTGTCACCGCACTGTTGGTGGTGGTTGCTTTGTACTTCCTGATACCCGTCTACTGGGTGTTCGTGGCGTCCACCAAGTCCACGGCCGATCTTTTTTCCACCAACGGTTTCTGGTTCGCCCCCACGTTCTCTTTGTGGGAGAACATCGGGCGCGTGCTCAGCTACGACAACGGCATTTTTGGCCGCTGGTTCCTGAACTCTGCAATTTATGCGGGAGTGGGCGCTCTTCTGGCCACCTACTTTGCCGCAGCCGGTGGCTATGCCTTGGCCAAGTACCAGTTCCGCGGCCGCAACCTGGTGTTCGGCACCATCCTGGGCGGCGTCCTTGTTCCCGGTACAGCCACTGCCTTGCCGCTCTTCCTGCTGTTCAGCCAGATGGGCCTGGCCAACACGTACTGGAGCGTGCTGCTGCCATCGCTGGTGTCCCCCTTCGGCCTGTTCCTTTGCAGGATCTACGCCCAGGCCACTGTGGACACCTCGCTGATAGAGGCCGCCAGGATTGACGGTGCGGGAGAGCTCCGGATCTTCCACACCATTGGCCTTAAAGTCCTGACTCCTGCTCTGGTGACAGTGTTCCTGTTCCAGTTGGTGGGCATCTGGAACAACTACTTCCTGCCGCTTGTGATGCTGTCCGATTCCGAGCTTTACCCCATCACGCTTGGCCTGAACAACTGGTTGAGCCAGGTTGACCGTTTGCCCGAATTCTATGAACTGACCACGGGCGGGGTGCTGCTTTCCATCATTCCGCTCAGCATCGCCATGGTTGTCCTGCAGCGCTTCTGGCGTGGCGGGCTGACAGAAGGAGCCGTTAAATAA
- a CDS encoding glycoside hydrolase family 2 TIM barrel-domain containing protein, with the protein MTTSLDASYITDTGPGTGRRLPARSWLHTDAPTLSLNGQWRFRLLPGAPGTPGGRGVLPPGEAIEGVGEETLDHSGWEQIPVPAHWVLQGEGRYGSPIYTNVQFPFPTDAPHVPDENPTGDYRRSFDLPTDFKDAERLVLRFDGVESRYKVWLNGVEIGVGTGSRLAQEFDVTEVARPGHNVLAVRVHQWSASSYVEDQDQWWMPGIFRDVTLQARPRKGIDDVWLRTSYTDGSGIIDPEITANNAAYPVRLSVPELDVDVVWDSPADVAPVAITGVEPWSAEVPRLYNATVQSQGETISLRLGFRTVEIKGDQFLVNGKRVVFHGVNRHETHPDRGRVFDEDFARADLALMKQFNVNAIRTSHYPPHPRLLDIADEMGFWVILECDLETHGFERHGWVGNPSNDPAWREAYVDRMERTVERDKNHPSIVMWSLGNESGTGANLAAMSAWTHARDAGRPVHYEGDYTGAYTDVYSRMYSSVPETEAIGRDDSGSLLLGCSAAESARQRTKPFILCEYVHAMGNGPGAIDQYEDLVDRYPRLHGGFVWEWRDHGIRTTTDDGTEFFAYGGDFGEVVHDGNFVMDGMVLSDSTPSPGLFEYKQIVAPLRLGFTTETHDDDTRRFVSVTNLRHTADASDVVLRWRTEVDGVPGASGELDLVAASGEPLPAGHSALIELPERAVAEVDASGEHWLTVEVALRKDAPWAEAGHVISAAQLQLGTALPRRSAPRPLSPAGRASSADSGTITLGTAVFESGRLVSLAGLPVSGPRLELWRAPTDNDAGAGRGSYDLADPWLNNGDGVAAPSMEKVWRDAGLDRITGRVEEITASDAGVVVLTRYAAADTALWVSVEEKWQLSGEDLWLSLDIVPSSGWDIIWPRVGVRFDLPGTVDGASWFGAGPRESYPDSMHATLVGRYSAGIDELSVNYAKPQETGHRSSVRSLDLQTAGVPWLGLEALPDSRGRLPGFTLSRHTAHEISSAAHPHELPASTGSYLYLDAAQHGLGSRACGPDVWPDYALRPEARTLTFRITGAD; encoded by the coding sequence ATGACCACGTCATTGGACGCCAGCTACATCACTGACACAGGTCCGGGCACCGGCAGGAGACTCCCGGCCCGCTCATGGTTGCACACAGATGCACCAACCCTGTCCTTGAACGGGCAGTGGCGCTTCCGACTCCTTCCGGGCGCTCCCGGTACACCCGGCGGCCGCGGTGTTCTTCCCCCGGGTGAGGCTATCGAAGGCGTGGGCGAAGAGACCTTGGACCACTCCGGCTGGGAGCAGATCCCGGTCCCAGCACACTGGGTCTTGCAGGGTGAAGGCCGCTACGGAAGCCCCATCTATACCAATGTGCAGTTCCCCTTCCCCACGGATGCGCCCCACGTCCCGGATGAGAACCCCACGGGGGATTACCGCCGAAGCTTTGATCTCCCCACGGATTTCAAGGACGCCGAACGTCTGGTGCTGAGGTTCGACGGCGTCGAATCCCGTTACAAGGTTTGGCTGAACGGCGTTGAGATCGGTGTGGGAACCGGTAGTCGCCTGGCCCAGGAATTCGACGTCACGGAGGTGGCGCGCCCAGGACATAACGTATTGGCTGTCAGGGTCCATCAATGGTCGGCCTCGAGCTACGTGGAGGACCAGGACCAGTGGTGGATGCCCGGCATCTTCCGCGACGTCACTCTGCAGGCCCGCCCGCGGAAGGGCATCGACGACGTCTGGTTGCGAACGTCCTACACCGACGGTTCAGGCATCATTGACCCTGAAATCACCGCAAATAACGCCGCCTACCCGGTTCGGCTGTCAGTTCCGGAACTGGACGTCGACGTCGTCTGGGACTCCCCTGCCGACGTCGCCCCGGTGGCGATCACCGGCGTCGAGCCCTGGTCCGCAGAGGTTCCGCGCCTTTACAACGCAACGGTGCAAAGCCAAGGCGAAACCATTTCGCTGCGTCTGGGTTTCCGCACGGTGGAGATCAAGGGCGATCAGTTCCTGGTGAATGGAAAGCGCGTGGTGTTCCATGGGGTGAACCGTCATGAGACGCATCCGGACCGCGGCCGGGTGTTTGATGAAGACTTTGCCCGTGCAGACCTCGCGCTGATGAAGCAGTTCAACGTCAACGCCATCCGCACCAGTCACTACCCGCCACATCCTCGTCTGCTGGATATCGCGGACGAGATGGGTTTCTGGGTGATCCTCGAGTGCGATCTTGAAACGCACGGCTTTGAGCGGCACGGCTGGGTAGGCAACCCCAGCAATGATCCCGCCTGGCGCGAAGCCTACGTGGACCGGATGGAGCGCACGGTGGAGCGGGACAAGAACCACCCCTCAATCGTCATGTGGTCCTTGGGCAACGAGTCCGGAACGGGCGCCAACCTCGCCGCGATGTCCGCATGGACCCACGCCAGGGACGCGGGCCGCCCGGTCCATTATGAGGGCGACTACACCGGCGCCTACACGGATGTTTACTCGCGCATGTACTCCTCTGTGCCTGAAACCGAGGCAATAGGCCGCGACGATTCCGGCTCGCTGCTGCTGGGCTGCTCCGCGGCCGAGTCCGCACGTCAGCGCACCAAGCCGTTCATCCTGTGCGAATATGTCCACGCCATGGGAAACGGGCCCGGCGCCATTGACCAGTACGAGGACCTGGTGGACCGCTACCCGCGGTTGCACGGCGGATTCGTCTGGGAATGGCGGGACCACGGCATCCGTACCACCACGGACGACGGCACAGAGTTCTTCGCCTATGGCGGTGACTTCGGCGAAGTAGTCCACGACGGCAATTTCGTGATGGACGGCATGGTCCTCTCCGATTCCACGCCCAGCCCGGGGCTTTTTGAGTACAAACAGATCGTCGCTCCCCTGCGCCTGGGCTTCACCACGGAAACCCACGACGACGACACTCGCCGCTTCGTCTCCGTCACCAACCTGCGGCACACCGCCGACGCCTCGGACGTGGTGCTTCGGTGGCGCACGGAGGTGGACGGCGTACCGGGTGCCTCCGGCGAACTCGACCTTGTCGCTGCCTCCGGAGAGCCGCTTCCCGCAGGGCATTCGGCGCTGATCGAGTTGCCGGAGCGTGCCGTTGCGGAAGTTGATGCATCGGGCGAGCACTGGCTGACCGTAGAGGTGGCGCTCCGCAAGGACGCACCATGGGCTGAGGCCGGGCACGTCATCTCTGCTGCGCAATTGCAGCTGGGCACAGCGCTTCCCCGTCGGAGCGCTCCTCGCCCCTTGTCTCCGGCCGGACGGGCGTCCTCCGCGGATTCGGGAACCATCACCCTGGGCACGGCGGTCTTTGAATCCGGCCGGCTGGTGTCCCTCGCAGGACTGCCCGTGTCCGGGCCGCGCCTGGAGTTGTGGCGCGCACCCACGGACAACGACGCCGGGGCAGGCCGCGGCAGCTACGACCTCGCCGATCCTTGGCTCAACAACGGCGATGGCGTTGCCGCGCCTTCCATGGAAAAGGTGTGGCGCGATGCCGGCCTGGACCGGATCACAGGCCGGGTGGAGGAGATAACCGCCAGCGATGCCGGCGTTGTGGTCCTGACGCGCTATGCCGCAGCTGACACCGCACTATGGGTCTCGGTAGAGGAGAAATGGCAACTGTCCGGTGAGGACTTGTGGCTCAGCCTGGACATTGTTCCCAGCTCCGGCTGGGACATCATCTGGCCCCGGGTGGGCGTGCGTTTCGACCTCCCCGGAACGGTGGATGGCGCCTCCTGGTTCGGCGCCGGACCCCGGGAGTCCTATCCGGACAGCATGCACGCAACGCTCGTTGGCCGTTACTCGGCGGGTATCGACGAACTTTCGGTGAACTACGCCAAACCACAGGAAACCGGGCACCGCAGCTCTGTCCGGTCCCTGGACCTTCAAACGGCCGGCGTCCCATGGCTGGGGCTGGAGGCCCTCCCGGACTCCCGCGGACGGCTTCCGGGTTTCACGCTCTCCAGGCACACGGCGCATGAGATCTCTTCCGCGGCGCACCCGCACGAGCTACCGGCAAGCACGGGCAGCTATCTGTACCTCGATGCCGCCCAGCACGGGCTCGGGTCCAGGGCTTGTGGGCCGGACGTCTGGCCGGACTACGCGCTGCGTCCTGAAGCACGGACGCTCACGTTCCGGATCACCGGAGCAGACTAA